A genomic segment from Luteolibacter ambystomatis encodes:
- a CDS encoding ThuA domain-containing protein, whose product MKALTFFAAPALALATLVPAHADATGSVSYPAGKGPGAGKKIVLIAGDEEYRSEDSMPMFAKILSERQGFQCTVLFSTGADGKIDPNAGSNLTNPEALDSADAIVMLIRFRKWPDDAMKHFDAAIKRGVPVVGLRTSTHAFQLPKGSTYETYNSFGKRVLGEQWVSHWGKHKSEATRGVIEAANAKNPVLNGVTDVFGDSDVYEAAPPADATILLRGQVLKGMNPTDEPADYSKKTAKGAEQKINDPMMPVAWTREVKNDAGKTNRILCTTMGAGTDLRSEGLRRLVVNGVFWGLGLKVPDKADVTPVGTYEPLPYGFNGFKKDVMPAAHAPATR is encoded by the coding sequence ATGAAAGCCCTGACTTTTTTTGCAGCTCCGGCGTTGGCGCTCGCGACCCTCGTCCCCGCCCATGCCGACGCCACCGGCTCGGTGAGCTATCCCGCCGGCAAAGGTCCGGGCGCGGGCAAGAAGATCGTCCTGATCGCGGGCGACGAAGAGTACCGCTCCGAGGATTCGATGCCGATGTTCGCGAAGATCCTGTCCGAGCGCCAGGGTTTCCAATGCACGGTCCTTTTCTCCACCGGTGCCGATGGCAAGATCGACCCGAACGCGGGCAGCAATCTGACGAACCCGGAAGCGCTCGATTCGGCGGATGCCATCGTGATGCTGATCCGCTTCCGCAAGTGGCCGGATGACGCGATGAAGCACTTCGATGCGGCGATCAAGCGCGGCGTGCCGGTGGTGGGCCTGCGCACCTCCACCCACGCCTTCCAGCTCCCGAAGGGCAGCACCTACGAGACTTATAATAGTTTCGGCAAGCGCGTGCTCGGCGAGCAGTGGGTGTCCCACTGGGGCAAGCACAAGTCCGAAGCCACCCGCGGCGTGATCGAAGCCGCCAATGCCAAGAACCCGGTGCTCAACGGTGTGACCGATGTCTTCGGCGACAGCGACGTTTACGAAGCCGCTCCACCCGCCGATGCCACCATCCTGCTGCGCGGCCAGGTGCTGAAGGGCATGAATCCCACCGACGAACCGGCCGACTATTCCAAAAAGACCGCCAAAGGCGCCGAGCAGAAGATCAACGACCCGATGATGCCGGTCGCCTGGACCCGTGAGGTGAAGAACGACGCGGGCAAGACCAACCGCATCCTCTGCACCACGATGGGCGCCGGCACCGACCTGCGCAGCGAAGGCCTGCGCCGACTGGTGGTGAACGGTGTCTTCTGGGGTCTCGGCCTCAAGGTGCCGGACAAGGCAGACGTCACTCCGGTCGGCACCTACGAACCACTTCCCTACGGCTTCAACGGGTTCAAGAAGGACGTGATGCCCGCCGCTCACGCCCCGGCCACCCGCTGA
- a CDS encoding archaemetzincin, with amino-acid sequence MLFLSVIAMTAPLSAVEPTVAIQPFGKMPGVQVEKVKAGILALYAVKVEVLPAKPLPKEAYYEPRERYKADKLLDFLDRETNTGFTKVIGLTTQDISTRKGEIADWGIFGLGQLGGRACVVSTHRLHAGKASEPVFQSRLAKVSIHELGHTFGLDHCPNAGCFMNDGAGKIATVDAESDRPCPDCAARLPLAHK; translated from the coding sequence ATGCTTTTCCTGTCGGTCATCGCCATGACCGCGCCACTCTCTGCGGTCGAACCAACCGTCGCGATCCAGCCCTTCGGCAAGATGCCTGGCGTGCAGGTGGAAAAGGTGAAGGCGGGCATCCTCGCCCTCTATGCCGTGAAGGTGGAGGTGCTCCCGGCCAAGCCGCTGCCGAAGGAGGCCTACTACGAGCCCCGCGAGCGCTACAAGGCGGACAAGCTGCTCGATTTCCTGGACCGTGAAACCAACACCGGATTCACCAAGGTCATCGGCCTCACCACGCAGGACATCTCCACCCGCAAGGGCGAGATCGCGGACTGGGGCATCTTCGGCCTCGGCCAGTTGGGCGGACGCGCCTGCGTGGTATCCACCCACCGGCTGCATGCGGGAAAGGCCTCGGAGCCGGTGTTCCAAAGCCGCCTCGCCAAGGTATCCATCCACGAACTCGGCCACACCTTCGGCCTCGACCACTGCCCGAACGCGGGCTGCTTCATGAACGACGGTGCCGGGAAAATCGCCACGGTGGACGCGGAGAGCGACCGACCCTGCCCGGACTGCGCGGCCAGACTGCCGCTGGCGCACAAGTAA
- a CDS encoding HAD family hydrolase, with protein sequence MQVPAPLAKVSVVLSFDFDGTLHDPSAVPTVPAEFFGTVRRLRETHGAVWGLNTGRSMPYALEGLVDARCPVLPDYLVARERELYFPNKFGRWVPDEKWNKRCAKDIHTLFKKHRKVLAKIREEVLHHTGAEWLEMEGEPAGLIARREEDMEWIMPRVIELAGDIPDLGWQRNSIYLRFGHKNYQKGSSLAEVASRYGVPVERRFAIGDSHNDFEMLDPANTGMIACPANSVEELRGHVRALGGYVCKAGHGEGAVEALGHFFGE encoded by the coding sequence ATGCAGGTTCCCGCTCCGCTCGCGAAGGTTTCGGTGGTGTTGTCGTTCGACTTCGACGGCACGCTTCACGATCCATCCGCGGTGCCGACCGTGCCCGCGGAGTTCTTCGGGACGGTCCGGCGGCTGCGTGAGACGCATGGCGCGGTGTGGGGACTGAACACCGGCCGCTCGATGCCCTACGCGCTGGAGGGCCTGGTGGATGCGCGGTGTCCGGTGCTGCCCGACTATCTGGTGGCGCGCGAGCGGGAGCTTTATTTCCCGAACAAGTTCGGCCGATGGGTGCCGGACGAGAAATGGAACAAACGCTGCGCGAAGGACATCCACACGCTGTTCAAAAAACACCGCAAGGTGCTGGCGAAGATCCGCGAGGAGGTGCTGCACCACACCGGCGCCGAGTGGCTGGAGATGGAAGGCGAGCCCGCCGGCCTCATCGCCCGCCGCGAGGAGGACATGGAGTGGATCATGCCGCGGGTGATCGAACTGGCCGGGGACATTCCGGACCTCGGCTGGCAGCGGAACTCGATCTACCTGCGCTTCGGCCACAAGAACTACCAGAAAGGTAGTAGTTTGGCGGAAGTGGCGTCGCGTTACGGTGTGCCGGTGGAACGGCGCTTCGCGATCGGGGACAGCCACAACGATTTCGAGATGCTCGATCCGGCGAACACCGGCATGATCGCCTGCCCGGCGAATTCGGTGGAGGAGCTGCGGGGCCACGTGCGCGCGCTGGGCGGATATGTTTGCAAAGCGGGCCACGGCGAGGGAGCCGTGGAGGCTCTGGGGCATTTCTTCGGGGAGTGA
- the tnpA gene encoding IS200/IS605 family transposase translates to MSTFSSLNVHVVFSTKNREPHIMPTWRERFHGYMGGSLKSMGATPVAIGGTFDHVHLLIGIKPSTNLSDTIRELKKASTKWVHDEIRMGAYRWQEGYGAFSVSPGNLETVAEYIRGQEEHHRIRSFSEEFESMLRKAGIPYDPKHLD, encoded by the coding sequence ATGTCCACCTTCTCCAGCCTGAACGTCCATGTCGTGTTCTCCACCAAGAACCGGGAGCCGCATATCATGCCCACGTGGCGCGAGCGTTTTCATGGTTACATGGGAGGAAGCTTGAAATCCATGGGCGCCACCCCCGTTGCCATTGGCGGCACCTTCGACCACGTTCATCTGCTGATTGGAATCAAGCCCTCGACCAATCTTTCGGATACAATTCGTGAACTCAAAAAGGCGTCCACCAAGTGGGTGCATGATGAAATCCGTATGGGTGCCTACCGTTGGCAGGAAGGCTATGGTGCATTTTCCGTCAGCCCGGGAAATTTGGAAACCGTCGCCGAATACATCAGAGGACAGGAGGAGCATCATCGCATCCGGTCTTTCAGTGAAGAATTTGAATCCATGCTGAGAAAGGCGGGGATCCCATACGATCCGAAGCACCTGGATTGA
- a CDS encoding OmpA family protein encodes MPIGKTERGDCHGKTVTYSAAVPGGPTWQEPQESPNWRLPSSDRLGRWATAGIILSLVLHLIAFLTLNHMKFSLRLDPPVELKTERVKLNPVETTPPDLPDIAPEPTAVNPPQDLKKLVDEMEILDKLPKDPELEMRPDVKELVVNAKTGGNPAASGDPNGSTTEPIKGPELNLDLPDFGRTESLMPSAADGQVVIDRGSLKADELDTSVVDDLLKKGAGGKAVHGTLEGSLEEALGMPSNVLVGKTTVLPGDLLFEYNSSELRQSARVGLLKLGTLIDMNPGLYCWIEGYTDLIGGDEFNYALSQRRAEAVKEYLVKSLRIDPKRVITRGFGKQQPRVTSGTKEEQAANRRVEIKMRKTLPPDAPRPSSSAVNEMPNPAPAPAPPKAILVKPARAVPVEDLQPPAAPRAKPVEEARPPRAQPVEETPPPRATVPRAEPVEE; translated from the coding sequence ATGCCAATCGGGAAGACCGAGCGTGGTGATTGTCATGGCAAAACCGTGACGTATAGTGCCGCCGTGCCCGGTGGACCAACATGGCAGGAACCCCAAGAATCCCCGAACTGGCGGTTGCCCAGCTCGGACCGGCTCGGACGTTGGGCCACCGCCGGGATCATCCTTTCACTGGTCCTGCACCTGATCGCCTTCCTCACGCTGAACCACATGAAGTTCAGCCTGCGGCTCGATCCGCCCGTGGAACTCAAGACGGAGCGGGTGAAGCTCAATCCGGTCGAGACCACCCCGCCCGATCTCCCGGACATCGCCCCGGAACCAACGGCGGTGAACCCGCCCCAGGATCTCAAGAAGCTGGTCGATGAGATGGAGATCCTCGACAAGCTGCCGAAGGACCCCGAACTGGAGATGCGCCCGGACGTCAAGGAGCTGGTGGTCAACGCCAAGACCGGAGGCAACCCGGCGGCCTCCGGCGATCCGAATGGGTCCACCACCGAACCGATCAAGGGGCCCGAGTTGAATCTCGATCTGCCGGATTTCGGCCGCACGGAAAGTCTCATGCCCTCCGCCGCCGATGGCCAGGTGGTGATCGACCGCGGCAGCCTGAAGGCCGATGAACTCGACACCAGCGTGGTGGACGATCTCTTGAAAAAGGGAGCGGGTGGCAAGGCCGTGCATGGCACCCTGGAGGGCTCCCTGGAAGAAGCCCTCGGGATGCCGTCCAATGTGCTGGTCGGCAAGACCACCGTGCTGCCGGGCGACCTGCTCTTCGAATACAACAGCTCGGAGCTCCGCCAGAGCGCCCGCGTCGGCCTGCTGAAACTGGGCACGCTGATCGACATGAACCCCGGGCTGTATTGCTGGATCGAAGGCTATACCGATCTCATCGGCGGGGATGAATTCAACTACGCCCTGTCCCAGCGCCGTGCGGAGGCGGTGAAGGAGTATCTGGTGAAATCGCTGCGGATCGATCCGAAGCGCGTCATCACCCGCGGCTTCGGCAAACAACAGCCGCGCGTGACCAGCGGCACCAAGGAGGAACAGGCGGCGAACCGCCGCGTGGAGATCAAGATGCGCAAGACGCTGCCGCCGGACGCTCCCAGGCCGAGCTCCTCGGCAGTGAACGAGATGCCGAATCCCGCCCCGGCCCCCGCACCGCCGAAGGCCATTCTCGTGAAGCCCGCCCGGGCGGTCCCCGTGGAAGATCTGCAACCGCCTGCCGCGCCCCGCGCCAAGCCGGTCGAGGAAGCCAGGCCGCCCCGTGCCCAACCCGTGGAGGAAACGCCACCGCCGCGTGCCACCGTGCCGCGTGCCGAGCCGGTGGAGGAATAG
- a CDS encoding 5-(carboxyamino)imidazole ribonucleotide synthase, with translation MSGSLPTPTSPDFTLGILGAGQLGRMLALAARRMNVRTVVWTGGLEAPAVELANHVIDLPFDSLEGREQFCELATLATVEFENIPRGTLDAVAGCMPLHPSPDAIAICQNREREKGFLRHNGIPCTWFAVVASAEELAAALKELNGPGVLKTAAFGYDGKGQLKLNGGEDAAAVWADFGSDRAILEAWVPFELELSVMVARGADGSMVTYDPAENRHRHHILDVSIVPARVSEEVAARAQQIARQVAEALDYRGILGVEFFLLPDGTLLVNEMAPRPHNSGHHTIDACATSQFEQQLRAVCGLALGSTRLLSPVVMLNLLGDFWPDETVQPDWTPLFEDGEAFLHLYGKRRAIGRRKMGHANLLGPTAEDALARAEAFKAKWLLVSGR, from the coding sequence ATGAGCGGTTCGCTTCCCACTCCCACCAGTCCGGATTTTACGCTCGGCATTCTTGGCGCGGGTCAGCTCGGTCGCATGCTGGCGTTGGCCGCACGGCGGATGAACGTCCGCACCGTGGTATGGACCGGTGGCCTTGAAGCCCCGGCGGTGGAGCTGGCGAACCACGTCATCGACCTGCCTTTCGATTCCTTGGAAGGGCGCGAGCAGTTCTGCGAACTGGCCACTCTGGCCACAGTCGAGTTTGAGAATATCCCGCGCGGCACGCTCGATGCCGTCGCCGGATGCATGCCGCTGCATCCCTCTCCGGATGCCATCGCCATCTGCCAGAACCGCGAGCGCGAGAAGGGCTTCCTTCGTCACAATGGCATTCCATGCACATGGTTTGCCGTGGTGGCTTCCGCTGAAGAGCTGGCCGCCGCATTGAAGGAGCTGAATGGCCCCGGCGTGCTGAAGACCGCCGCCTTCGGCTACGATGGCAAGGGACAGCTCAAGTTGAATGGCGGCGAGGATGCGGCCGCCGTGTGGGCGGACTTCGGATCCGACCGCGCCATTCTCGAGGCGTGGGTGCCTTTTGAATTGGAGCTTTCCGTCATGGTCGCCCGTGGTGCCGATGGCTCGATGGTGACCTACGATCCGGCGGAGAACCGCCATCGTCATCACATCCTCGATGTGTCGATCGTGCCGGCGCGTGTTTCCGAAGAGGTTGCCGCGCGTGCCCAACAGATCGCCCGCCAGGTGGCGGAGGCTCTCGACTACCGCGGCATCCTTGGCGTGGAGTTCTTTCTCCTGCCGGATGGCACACTGCTGGTGAATGAAATGGCCCCGCGTCCGCACAACTCCGGCCACCACACGATCGACGCGTGTGCCACCAGCCAGTTCGAGCAACAGCTTCGGGCGGTATGTGGGTTGGCGCTGGGTTCGACGCGTTTGCTCTCACCGGTGGTGATGCTGAATCTGCTCGGCGATTTCTGGCCGGATGAAACCGTGCAGCCGGACTGGACGCCGTTGTTCGAAGATGGCGAGGCGTTCCTGCATCTCTACGGCAAGCGCCGCGCCATCGGCCGCCGCAAGATGGGCCATGCGAATCTGTTAGGACCCACCGCCGAAGACGCCCTCGCCCGCGCCGAAGCCTTCAAGGCGAAGTGGCTGCTGGTGTCGGGGAGGTGA
- the purE gene encoding 5-(carboxyamino)imidazole ribonucleotide mutase gives MSDAPQVGIIMGSTSDWPTMENAARTLEEFGVAWEAEVVSAHRTPAKLYSYAESARGRGIKTIIAGAGGAAHLPGMTAAITDLPVLGVPVESKTLKGVDSLLSIVQMPAGIPTATFAIGKAGAVNAALFAVAILANESEELAAKLAEFRARQTSQVQGAKLPPLSLDA, from the coding sequence ATGAGCGACGCTCCGCAGGTCGGAATCATCATGGGCAGCACGTCGGATTGGCCGACGATGGAGAACGCCGCACGCACGCTGGAGGAATTCGGCGTGGCGTGGGAGGCGGAAGTGGTCAGCGCCCACCGCACGCCCGCGAAGCTGTATTCCTACGCCGAGTCCGCCCGCGGCCGCGGCATCAAGACGATCATCGCCGGAGCCGGTGGTGCCGCCCACCTGCCGGGCATGACCGCCGCGATCACGGATCTGCCGGTGCTGGGCGTACCGGTGGAATCGAAGACGCTCAAGGGTGTCGATTCGCTGCTTTCGATCGTGCAGATGCCCGCGGGCATCCCCACCGCCACCTTCGCCATCGGCAAGGCCGGTGCGGTGAATGCCGCCCTCTTCGCTGTGGCGATACTCGCCAACGAGTCCGAGGAACTGGCCGCCAAGCTCGCTGAATTCCGCGCCCGCCAGACCTCGCAGGTCCAGGGCGCGAAACTCCCGCCCCTTTCCTTGGACGCATGA